A window of the Oncorhynchus mykiss isolate Arlee chromosome 15, USDA_OmykA_1.1, whole genome shotgun sequence genome harbors these coding sequences:
- the LOC110490002 gene encoding cytochrome b5, producing the protein MEDKGENGQAVKYYRLSEIEEQNTFKSTWIIINFNVYDVTKFLEEHPGGEEVLREQAGGDATESFEDVGHSSDAKEMAANMVIGELHPDDRPKMAKPSVSLATTIEETSSWWTTWLIPCLAAAVITVMYRMYTAVEQ; encoded by the exons ATGGAGGATAAAGGGGAGAACGGACAAGCTGTAAAATACTACCGACTGTCAGAAATCGAGGAACAGAATACGTTCAAGAGTACATGGATTATAATCAACTTTAACGTCTACGATGTCACCAAATTTCTGGAAGAG caCCCAGGTGGAGAGGAGGTCTTGAGGGAACAGGCGGGTGGCGATGCCACGGAGAGCTTTGAAGACGTCGGGCACTCATCGGATGCCAAGGAGATGGCTGCCAACATGGTCATTGGAGAACTGCATCCA GATGATCGGCCAAAGATGGCCAAACCTTCA GTGTCACTTGCCACCACAATCGAGGAAACCTCAAG TTGGTGGACAACCTGGTTGATCCCCTGTTTGGCTGCGGCAGTTATCACAGTTATGTACCGCATGTACACGGCCGTGGAGCAGTGA